Proteins encoded by one window of uncultured Sunxiuqinia sp.:
- the atpB gene encoding F0F1 ATP synthase subunit A produces the protein MKATKTRIYFTAWLFFILTFSLTSESVFAENEQHELDTTKHAETGFNPGDFVMHHVSDAFEWHIATFGETHISIPLPIILYSENSGWHFFWSSKFHHGEVVYKNFEIAHHGDNSGKIVELDEHGEVVGLPIDLSITKTVAGVIFSVILLLWIFLSVAKSAKRNANQAPKGLQNLIEPIILFLRDEVAKPAIGDKKYEKFMPFLLSLFFFILMNNFMGLIPIFPFGANVTGNIAVTMALALFTFAVTTINGNKHYWKEIYNPDVPWWLKFPIPLMPIVELSGVVTKPFVLMVRLFANMMAGHMIVTVFVSIIFIFANLMGPAAGAAISPVSVAFSVFILLLDVLVSFIQAYVFTLLAALYFGMATSEHH, from the coding sequence ATGAAAGCAACAAAAACACGAATATACTTCACCGCATGGTTATTCTTTATATTGACATTTAGCTTGACTTCCGAATCAGTTTTTGCTGAAAATGAACAACATGAATTAGACACTACAAAGCATGCCGAAACAGGTTTTAACCCTGGTGATTTTGTTATGCACCACGTATCTGATGCTTTTGAATGGCACATTGCAACATTTGGTGAAACACATATCAGTATTCCGCTACCAATTATTTTATACAGCGAAAACAGTGGATGGCACTTCTTCTGGTCTTCAAAATTTCATCATGGCGAAGTTGTCTACAAAAATTTCGAGATCGCACACCATGGCGATAACTCCGGAAAAATTGTTGAGCTTGACGAACATGGCGAAGTTGTCGGATTACCAATTGATTTATCAATCACGAAGACTGTTGCCGGTGTAATTTTTAGTGTAATACTACTTCTATGGATATTCCTGTCGGTTGCAAAATCAGCAAAACGAAATGCCAATCAAGCTCCCAAAGGACTTCAAAACCTCATTGAACCGATCATCCTCTTTTTAAGAGACGAAGTAGCAAAACCTGCAATTGGAGATAAAAAATATGAGAAATTCATGCCCTTTTTATTGTCTTTGTTCTTTTTCATACTCATGAACAATTTCATGGGACTGATCCCGATTTTCCCCTTTGGAGCCAATGTAACCGGTAATATTGCAGTAACCATGGCATTAGCATTATTCACTTTTGCTGTAACAACAATCAACGGAAATAAACATTACTGGAAAGAAATATATAATCCTGACGTTCCCTGGTGGCTGAAATTCCCCATCCCTCTGATGCCAATTGTCGAATTATCGGGAGTAGTCACAAAACCATTTGTATTAATGGTTCGTTTATTTGCCAACATGATGGCCGGACACATGATCGTGACCGTGTTTGTCAGTATAATATTCATATTTGCTAATTTAATGGGGCCTGCTGCCGGTGCTGCTATTAGTCCAGTATCTGTTGCGTTTTCAGTATTCATTCTTTTATTGGACGTACTTGTATCCTTTATTCAAGCTTATGTATTTACCTTACTGGCCGCCCTGTATTTTGGCATGGCAACATCAGAACATCACTAG